The Mycobacteriales bacterium nucleotide sequence CTACGACGACGGCACGACCTACGACACCCAGGCGTACGCCGGAACCGTCGGTCCCGCGGCCCTCGTGTCGACGTCCACCTTCGAGTCCACCTTCGCGGTGGCGCCCGGCGCGCGGTCGCTCGACGTCATGGCCGACTGGGGGCCGGAGGCGGTCGTCCCGGCCAACCAGGACCTCGACATCGACCTCTTCCGCCCCGACGGCACGCTGTTCCGCGGCACCTTCCTGGTCTGCGATCCCGCCCAGCAGCCCAACGGCTACTCGTCGTTCTGCTCGTCGGCACCCAACGAGCGGCTCACCGTCACCGACCCCGTTCCCGGCACCTGGCGGGTCGTCGTCAAGGGCGGGCTCGCCACCGCGAGCGAGACGGTGCGCGGCCTGTGGTCCGCGGCGTACCCCGACGGCACTCCCGTGCCGGCCCGCCCCGGTGCCACCTCGGTGTCGACCGTCCCCGCGACCCCCGCCGGTGTCGCCGGCCAAGGCGTCCTCGTGACCGCCACGGTCCGCGACGCCGCGGGCCTGCCGGTCGCGAACGCGCCCGTCACCTGGTCCTCGACCGGCATCGGCGCGGTCACCCACGCCGAGCCCGTGACCGACTCCTTCGGCCGTGCGGTCGCCACCGCCGGCGCCGGGTCGCTGGGCGCCCAGACCGTCACTGCCACGACGGGTGCGCTCTCCGGGTCCGGGGCGATCACCTGGCTCGGCCTGCCCGTCCTGCCCGCCCCGACCGAGCCCTGTGTGCTCAGCTGCCCGCCGCCGCCCGCGGCCGACACCGCCGGCGAGGTCTCCGGCGGCGGATGGTGGCAGCAGGGCACCAAGCGGCACCTCACTGTGGGTGCCTCCAACGAGACCGGCTCGTCCGCACCGAGCGGCGAGCTGCGCTACGACGACAAGGCCGGCACCGTGCTGCGCGCGACTCTCGTCGAGCGCTTCCGCGTCGACGGCGGCACCGCGACGCTGTCGGGGTCGGGCACCGTCAACGGCACCGACGGCTACCGCTGGACGCTCACCGTCACCGACGGCGGCCAGGATGACAGCGCGAGCCTGGTCATCACACAGGCAGGGTCGAGCTACCGCCACGAGGCGGGCGGCACCCTCGGTGGCGGCAACCTCACGGTGACCGCCGGCTGACGGCCACGGCCCACCCCGGGCCTTGTGAATATCCATGCGTAACTGTGTATGATCTCTCCCATGGGCATGACAGCAGCGGTGGCCGGGGCGAGCGGCTATGTCGGCGGTGAGCTTCTGCGGCTGCTGCTGGGCCACCCCGACCTCGAGGTCGGGCCGCTGGCGGCGGGCAGCAGCGCCGGTCTGCCCGTCGGCGACGTCCACCCCCACCTGCCGCAGCTCGCCGAGCGGGTCTTCACCTCGACCGACCCGGCTCGCCTGGCCGAGGCCGACGTGGTCTTCCTCGCGCTGCCGCACGGCGAGTCCGGCGCCCTCGCCGCGGCCCTGCCCGAGGGCCTGCCGGTCATCGACCTCGGCGCCGACCACCGGCTCGCCGACCCGGCGGCCTGGGAGCGCTTCTACGGCACCCCCTGGTCGGCCCAGTGGGCCTACGGCCTGCCCGAGCTCTTCCGGGCCGACCTCGTCGGCACCCCCCGTATCGCCGCCCCGGGCTGCTACCCCACGGCCGTGACGCTCGCGCTTGCGCCGGTGATCGGCCTGGTCGACCCGACGGACCTCGTCGTCGTCGCCGCGTCCGGCACCAGCGGTGCCGGCCGGGCCGCCAAGGCGAGCCTGCTCGGCAGCGAGGTGATGGGGGACCTGTCGGCCTACAAGGTCGGAGCCCACCAGCACACCCCCGAGATCCGGCAGACCCTCGCGCGGGTCGCCGGGACCGCGGTGGGGCTGTCCTTCACGCCCGTCCTCGCCCCCATGCCACGCGGCATCCTCGCCACCTGCACGGCCCGCACCACCGCGTCCGAGGACGACCTCCGCGAGGCCCTCGTCGACGCCTACGCCGACGAGCCGCTCGTCCACGTCCTGCCACAAGGGCGCTGGCCGCACACCGCCGCCACGATCGGGTCGGCGAGCTGCCACCTGCAGGTCACGGTCGACACCGACGCCGGTCGGGCCGTCGTCGTGAGCGCCCTCGACAACCTCGGCAAGGGGGCCGCGGCCCAGGCGCTGCAGTGCGCCAACCTCTCCCTCGGCCTGCCCGAGCTCGCCGGGCTGTCCGCCAGCGGGGTCGCGCCGTGACCGTCACCGCAGCCAGGGGCTTCCGGGCCGCGGCCGCGACCGCCGGCCTCAAGGCCAGCGGCACGCCCGATGTCGCACTGGTCGTCAACGACGGGCCGTCCCGCGCGGCCGCCTGCGTCTTCACCCGCAACCGCTTCAAGGCCAACCCGGTCCTGTGGAGCGAGCAGGTCGTGCGTGACGGCCGGGTCCGTGCCGTCGTCCTCAACTCCGGTGGGGCCAACTGCGGCACCGGCCCGCAGGGCTTCCAGACCACCCACGCCACCGCCGAGCGGGTCGCGACCCTGCTGGGTGACGGCGCCGGCGACGTCGTCGTCTGCTCGACCGGGCTCATCGGCCCCCAGCTGGACCGCGACACGGTCCTCGCCGGCGTCGACGCCGCTCACGCCGCCCTCGCCGCCGACGGGGGAGGCGCTGCGGCCGTCGCGATCATGACGACCGACACGGTGGCCAAGACCGCGTCGTACGACGCTGCCGGCTTCGTCGTCGGGGGCATGGCCAAGGGCGCCGGCATGCTCGCTCCCGCCCTGGCCACCATGCTCGTCGTGATCACGACCGACGCCGACGTCACCGCCGCCGACTGCGACCGGGCGCTGCGGGCCGCGACCCGCACCACCTTCGACCGCCTCGACTCCGACGGCTGCCAGTCCACCAACGACACCGTCCTGCTCCTGGCGAGCGCAGCCTCCGGCACCGCACCCGATCCGGCTGCCTTCGACGCCGCCGTGCGCGCCGTCTGCGCCGACCTGGCGCAGCAGCTGCTGACCGACGCCGAGGGCTCCCGCCACGACATCGCGATCGAGGTCGTCGGTGCGGCCAGCGAGGACGAGGCCGTCGAGGTGGCTCGCTCCGTCGCCCGCAGCAACCTGTTCAAGTGCGCGGTCTTCGGGGAGGACCCCAACTGGGGGCGGGTGCTCGCCTCGGTCGGCACCACGACCGCGACGTTCGAGGTCGCAGACGTCGACATCTCCTTCAACGGCGTCCAGGTCTGCCGCGCGGGCCAGTCGTTCGAGGACCCCGCGAAGGTGGAGTTCCGCGGCCGCGACGTCCACGTCGTCATCGACCTGCACGCGGGAGGCTCGGGCGCCACGGTGCGGACCAACGACCTGACGACCGACTACGTCCACGAGAACTCGGCGTACTCCACATGACCCACGCCGCCCTGTCCAAGGCTGCCGCCCTCGTCGAGGCCCTGCCCTGGCTGAAGTCCTTCCACGGCCGCACCGTCGTTCTCAAGTACGGCGGCAACGCGATGACGAGCTCCGAGCTGCAGCAGGCCTTCGCCGAGGACGTCGTCTTCCTGCGCTACGCCGGGGTCAGGGTCGTCGTCGTCCACGGCGGCGGACCGCAGATCACCGCCCACCTCGACCGGCTCGGCGTCGACAGCGAGTTCCGCGGCGGTCTGCGGGTCACCACCGCCGACACGATGCAGGTCGTGCGGATGGTGCTCGTGGGTCAGGTCAACAGCGAGGTCGTCGGCGCCATCAACACCCACGGCCCCTTCGCGGTCGGGCTGTCCGGGGAGGACGCGCACCTGTTCACCGCGGAGCGCCGCGACGCCCTGGTCGACGGCGAGCTCGTCGACATCGGCCTCGTCGGTGACGTCGTCGACGTGCAGCCGCAGATCGTGCGGGCGCTGCTCGACGAGGGCAAGGTCCCTGTCGTCGCCACCGTGGCGCGCGGTGCGGACGGCGAGATCTACAACGTCAACGCCGACACTGCGGCCGCCGCCCTCGCGATCGCGCTCGGAGCGGAGAAGCTCGTGGTCCTCACCGACGTCGAGGGGCTCTACGCCGACTGGCCGGCCTCCGACGCCGTCATCAGCAGCCTCGGCGCCGACGAGCTCGAGGCCCTGCTGCCGACGCTGTCGAGCGGCATGGTGCCGAAGATGGAGGCCTGCTTGCGGGCCGTGCAAGGCGGCGTCCCCCGCGCCCACGTCCTCGATGGCAGGGTTCCGCACAGCGTCCTGCTCGAGCTGTTCACCGACGAGGGGATCGGGACCATGGTGACGCCGTCATGAGCGCGACCACGCAGTGGCAGGCCCGCTGGGACGCCGCCCTGATGGGCAACTACGGCACGCCCGCGCTCGTGCTCGCCCGCGGCGAGGGCGCCCGGGTCTGGGACGTCGACGGCAAGGACTACGTCGACCTGTTCGCGGGCCTCGCTGTCAACGTCCTCGGCCACGCGCACCCCGCGGTCCGCGCGGCCGTCGACCGTCAGCTCGCGACCCTCGGCCACGTCAGCAACCTCGCGGTCAGCGAGCCCGTCGTCCGGCTCGCCGAGCGGCTGCAGCAGCTCACCGGCCACGACCGGGTCCTGTTCACCAACTCCGGCGCGGAGGCCAACGAAGCCGGCCTGAAGATCGCCCGCCGGCTGCGGCCCGGGGGCGGCTTCGTGGCCTGCGACCGGGCCTTCCACGGCCGCACGATGGGCGCTCTCGCGGTCACCGGCCAGCCCGCCAAGCGGGCCCCCTTCGAACCGCTGCCAGGGCCCGTCGCCTTCGTCCCGTTCGGCGACGCCGACGCGCTGCGGGCGGTCGTCACCGAGCAGACCGCCAGCGTCGTCCTCGAGCCGGTCCTCGGCGAGGCGGGGGTCGTCGTACCCCCCGCCGGCTTCCTCGAGGCTGCCCGGGCCACCTGCGACGCCACCGGTGCGCTGCTGCACCTCGACGAGGTGCAGGGCGGCATCGGCCGCGCCGGTGCGTGGCTGGCCACCGAGGTCCTCGCCCCCGGCGTCCGCGGCGACGTCGTCACCCTCGCCAAGGGCCTCGGGGGAGGGCTGCCGATCGGTGCCGTCCTCGCCAGCGGCGCCGCCGCGCACGCCCTGCAGAAGGGCGACCACGGCACGACCTTCGGCGGCAACCCGGTCGTCTGCGCGGCCGCCCTCGCCGTCCTCGACACGGTCGAGTCCGAAGGGCTGCTCGCGTCCTCGACGACGCTCGGGGAGCGGCTCGCCAGCGGCATCCGGGCCCTCGACCACCCGCTCGTCGCGAGCGTGCGCGGGGTCGGGCTGTGGCTCGGCGTGGTGCTCACCGAGCCGGTCGCCGCCGCCGTGGAGGTCGCCGCCCGGGAGGCCGGCTTCCTGCTCAACGCGCCCGCCGCCGACGTGCTGCGGCTCGCTCCGCCTCTCGTGATCACCGAGGCCCAGGTCGACGCCTTCCTCGGTGCCCTGACCGGGGTCCTCGACGCCGCAGGTGCCGCCGCTAGGGTCGGCGCATGACCTCGACCGGAGCTGCCTCGTGACCATCACCCGTGTCCTCGTCGTCGAGGACGACCCGAGCGTCCGGGGCCTGCTGCAGACCCTGCTGTCTGCCGAGGGCTACGACGTCGTGACCGCCTCGGACGGCCTCGCGGGTCTGGTCAAGGCGACCTCGACGCACCCGGCGCTGGTGCTGCTCGACCTGATGATGCCGGACCTCGGCGGCGTGCGCGTGCTCGAGGAGCTGCGCGACGACCCCGAGCTCGCCCACATCCCCGTCATCGTCGTGACCGGCAAGGTCGACGCCGTGCCCGGCATGCGCGACGTCCTCGGTGAGGACAACGTCTTCCTCAAGCCCTTCGCCGTCGCCGAGCTGCTCGCCCGCGTCGGCGAGGTCACCGGCGGACCGGACGCCAGCTGATGGTGCGCCACTTCCTGGCCGACGACGACCTGTCGCCTGCCGAGCAGGCAGAGGTCCTCGACCTCGCAGCCCAGCTCAAGCAGAGCAGGTACGACGGACCCCCTGATGGACGCAGACCGCTCGCGGGCAAGGCCGTCGCCGTGGTCTTCGAGAAGCCCTCGACCCGCACCCGGTTGTCGTTCGAGATCGGCATCGCCGAGCTCGGTGCCCACCCCGTCATCCTCGACGCGCAGTCCACCCAGCTCGGCCGCGGCGAGACCATCGAGGACACCGCGCGGGTGCTGTCGCGCTACGTCAGCGCCATCGTCATCCGCACCTTCGGCGACGACCGGATCCAGGCCCTGGCAGAGGCGTCGAGCGTGCCTGTCGTCAACGCCCTGACCGACGGCTACCACCCGTGCCAGATCCTGGCCGACCTGCAGACCGTCCGGGAGCGCAAGGGCACGACCGCCGGCCTGACGCTGGCCTACCTCGGCGACGGCGCCAACAACATGGCCCACTCCTACCTGCTCGGCGGCGCGATGGCCGGCATGCACGTCCGCATCGGCGCCCCCGACGGCTACCTGCCCGACCCGGCTGTCGTCGAGCGCGCCAAGGCCTACGGCACCACCATCACCGTGACGAGCGATGCCGCCGAGGCAGCGCGTGGCGCCGACGTGCTCTGCACCGACGTGTGGGTGTCGATGGGCATGGAGGGGGCGCAGGCGCGCATCGACGCCCTCACCCCCTACGCCGTCGACGACGCCGCCCTGGCTCTCGCCGGGCCTGACGCGGTCGTCCTGCACTGCCTGCCGGCCCACCGGGGCGAGGAGATCGCAGCGTCGGTCATCGACGGCCCGCAGTCCGCGGTCTGGGACGAGGCGGAGAACCGGCTGCACGCGCAGAAGGCGCTGCTGACCTGGCTGCTGGAGCAGGGCTGAGCATGGCCGCCCGACGGCACGTGGCACCCGTGGCACCCGTGGCACCCGCCACGAGGGCCGCCCGTCACGCCCGGATCGTCGAGCTCGTCACGACCCGGTCCGTCACCAGCCAGACCGAGCTCGGCCGGCTGCTCGCCGAGTCCGGCATCGCCGTCACCCAGGCGACGCTGTCGCGCGACCTCGAGGAGCTCGGCGCGGTGAAGGTCCGCACCTCCGGCGGTCAGGCCTACGCCCTGCCGCCCGAGGGCCAGCCGGTCGGCGGCACCGCGCAGTCCGTGGACGCCCGGCTGGCCAAGCTGCTCGAGGAGCTGCTGGTCTCGGTCGAGGCCACCGGCGACGCGGTCGTCCTGCGCACGCCCCCCGGCGGCGCCCACCTGCTCGGCTCGGCGCTCGACCGCGCCGGGCTGCCCGACGTCGCCGGCACCGTCGCCGGTGACGACACCGTCCTGCTCGTCGTCCGCACGCCGGCGTCGCCGGCTGCGAGCACGCTCGCCACGAGGCTGCTCGGCCTCGCGGAGGGCCGACCCCTGGAGATCTCGTGACCGTCCCCCGCGTCGTCCTCGCCTACTCGGGAGGCCTCGACACGTCCGTCGCCATCGGCTGGATCAAGGACCTGACCGGTGCCGAGGTCATCGCCGTGGCCGCCGACGTCGGCCAGGGCGGTGAGGACCTCGAGGTCATCCGCCAGCGGGCGCTCGACTGCGGTGCGGTCGAGGCCGTCGTCGCGGACGTCCGCGACGAGTACGCCGACGAGTACTGCCTGCCGGCGCTGCAGGCCAACGCGCTCTACATGGGCCGCTACCCGCTCGTGTCCGCTCTCAGCAGGCCGCTCATCGTCAAGCACATGGTCGCCGCGGCCCGTCAGCACGGCGCGACCGTGCTCGCCCACGGCTGCACGGGCAAGGGCAACGACCAGGTCCGCTTCGAGGTCGGCATCGGCGCGCTGGCCCCCGAGATGTCGGTGATGGCGCCGGTCCGCGACTCCGGCATGACCCGCGACAAGGCCATCGCCTTCGCGGAGCAGCACGGCCTGCCGATCGACGTCAACAAGAAGTCGCCGTACTCCATCGACCAGAACGTCTGGGGCCGTGCGGTCGAGACCGGCTTCCTCGAGGACCCGTGGAACGGCCCGATCGAGGACGTCTACGACTACACCCAGGCGCCGGGCACGGCGAGCGGTCCCGACGAGCTCGTCCTGACCTTCACCCACGGTGTCCCGACCGCGATCGACGGCCGGCCCGTGACGGTGCTCCAGGCCATCGAAGAGCTCAACCGCCGTGCCGGGGCCCAGGGGGTCGGCCGGCTCGACATGGTGGAGGACCGCCTCGTGGGCATCAAGAGCCGTGAGGTCTACGAGGTCCCCGGGGCGCAGGTGCTCATCACCGCCCACCAGGAGATGGAGAACCTCACCGTCGAGCGCGACCTGGCCCGCTTCAAGCGCACCGTCGAGCAGCGCTGGGCCGAGCTGGTCTACGACGGCCTGTGGTTCTCCCCGCTCAAGCGCGCCCTCGACGCCTTCATCGCGTCGTCGCAGCAGCACGTCTCGGGCGAGGTCCGCCTGGTCCTGTCGCACGGCACCTGCACCGTCACCGGCCGGCGCTCCGACGCGACGCTCTACGACTACGAGCTCGCGACCTACGACACCGGCGACACCTTCGACCAGAGCCTCGCCAAGGGCTTCGTCGAGCTGT carries:
- the argC gene encoding N-acetyl-gamma-glutamyl-phosphate reductase; this encodes MGMTAAVAGASGYVGGELLRLLLGHPDLEVGPLAAGSSAGLPVGDVHPHLPQLAERVFTSTDPARLAEADVVFLALPHGESGALAAALPEGLPVIDLGADHRLADPAAWERFYGTPWSAQWAYGLPELFRADLVGTPRIAAPGCYPTAVTLALAPVIGLVDPTDLVVVAASGTSGAGRAAKASLLGSEVMGDLSAYKVGAHQHTPEIRQTLARVAGTAVGLSFTPVLAPMPRGILATCTARTTASEDDLREALVDAYADEPLVHVLPQGRWPHTAATIGSASCHLQVTVDTDAGRAVVVSALDNLGKGAAAQALQCANLSLGLPELAGLSASGVAP
- the argJ gene encoding bifunctional glutamate N-acetyltransferase/amino-acid acetyltransferase ArgJ, which codes for MTVTAARGFRAAAATAGLKASGTPDVALVVNDGPSRAAACVFTRNRFKANPVLWSEQVVRDGRVRAVVLNSGGANCGTGPQGFQTTHATAERVATLLGDGAGDVVVCSTGLIGPQLDRDTVLAGVDAAHAALAADGGGAAAVAIMTTDTVAKTASYDAAGFVVGGMAKGAGMLAPALATMLVVITTDADVTAADCDRALRAATRTTFDRLDSDGCQSTNDTVLLLASAASGTAPDPAAFDAAVRAVCADLAQQLLTDAEGSRHDIAIEVVGAASEDEAVEVARSVARSNLFKCAVFGEDPNWGRVLASVGTTTATFEVADVDISFNGVQVCRAGQSFEDPAKVEFRGRDVHVVIDLHAGGSGATVRTNDLTTDYVHENSAYST
- the argB gene encoding acetylglutamate kinase, whose product is MTHAALSKAAALVEALPWLKSFHGRTVVLKYGGNAMTSSELQQAFAEDVVFLRYAGVRVVVVHGGGPQITAHLDRLGVDSEFRGGLRVTTADTMQVVRMVLVGQVNSEVVGAINTHGPFAVGLSGEDAHLFTAERRDALVDGELVDIGLVGDVVDVQPQIVRALLDEGKVPVVATVARGADGEIYNVNADTAAAALAIALGAEKLVVLTDVEGLYADWPASDAVISSLGADELEALLPTLSSGMVPKMEACLRAVQGGVPRAHVLDGRVPHSVLLELFTDEGIGTMVTPS
- a CDS encoding acetylornithine transaminase, which codes for MSATTQWQARWDAALMGNYGTPALVLARGEGARVWDVDGKDYVDLFAGLAVNVLGHAHPAVRAAVDRQLATLGHVSNLAVSEPVVRLAERLQQLTGHDRVLFTNSGAEANEAGLKIARRLRPGGGFVACDRAFHGRTMGALAVTGQPAKRAPFEPLPGPVAFVPFGDADALRAVVTEQTASVVLEPVLGEAGVVVPPAGFLEAARATCDATGALLHLDEVQGGIGRAGAWLATEVLAPGVRGDVVTLAKGLGGGLPIGAVLASGAAAHALQKGDHGTTFGGNPVVCAAALAVLDTVESEGLLASSTTLGERLASGIRALDHPLVASVRGVGLWLGVVLTEPVAAAVEVAAREAGFLLNAPAADVLRLAPPLVITEAQVDAFLGALTGVLDAAGAAARVGA
- a CDS encoding response regulator, giving the protein MTITRVLVVEDDPSVRGLLQTLLSAEGYDVVTASDGLAGLVKATSTHPALVLLDLMMPDLGGVRVLEELRDDPELAHIPVIVVTGKVDAVPGMRDVLGEDNVFLKPFAVAELLARVGEVTGGPDAS
- the argF gene encoding ornithine carbamoyltransferase yields the protein MVRHFLADDDLSPAEQAEVLDLAAQLKQSRYDGPPDGRRPLAGKAVAVVFEKPSTRTRLSFEIGIAELGAHPVILDAQSTQLGRGETIEDTARVLSRYVSAIVIRTFGDDRIQALAEASSVPVVNALTDGYHPCQILADLQTVRERKGTTAGLTLAYLGDGANNMAHSYLLGGAMAGMHVRIGAPDGYLPDPAVVERAKAYGTTITVTSDAAEAARGADVLCTDVWVSMGMEGAQARIDALTPYAVDDAALALAGPDAVVLHCLPAHRGEEIAASVIDGPQSAVWDEAENRLHAQKALLTWLLEQG
- the argR gene encoding arginine repressor encodes the protein MAARRHVAPVAPVAPATRAARHARIVELVTTRSVTSQTELGRLLAESGIAVTQATLSRDLEELGAVKVRTSGGQAYALPPEGQPVGGTAQSVDARLAKLLEELLVSVEATGDAVVLRTPPGGAHLLGSALDRAGLPDVAGTVAGDDTVLLVVRTPASPAASTLATRLLGLAEGRPLEIS
- a CDS encoding argininosuccinate synthase — its product is MTVPRVVLAYSGGLDTSVAIGWIKDLTGAEVIAVAADVGQGGEDLEVIRQRALDCGAVEAVVADVRDEYADEYCLPALQANALYMGRYPLVSALSRPLIVKHMVAAARQHGATVLAHGCTGKGNDQVRFEVGIGALAPEMSVMAPVRDSGMTRDKAIAFAEQHGLPIDVNKKSPYSIDQNVWGRAVETGFLEDPWNGPIEDVYDYTQAPGTASGPDELVLTFTHGVPTAIDGRPVTVLQAIEELNRRAGAQGVGRLDMVEDRLVGIKSREVYEVPGAQVLITAHQEMENLTVERDLARFKRTVEQRWAELVYDGLWFSPLKRALDAFIASSQQHVSGEVRLVLSHGTCTVTGRRSDATLYDYELATYDTGDTFDQSLAKGFVELWGMPSKIAAQRDQRLAT